In a genomic window of Epinephelus lanceolatus isolate andai-2023 chromosome 3, ASM4190304v1, whole genome shotgun sequence:
- the stox2a gene encoding storkhead-box protein 2 isoform X2 yields the protein MKKNRSSNLRRAWPSSELTERPLEHNLSRSEKDIRVQKQHLPPPPAPHFSPSPPSYRAPGDVSPISMSPISQSQFIPLGEILCLAISAMNSAHKPVNQEALVEHLTASFPGVPTPSSEVLRHTLNMLVRERKIYPTPEGYFIVTPQTYFITPSLIRTNNKWYHLDDRLQERQPQQSQQQQQQQQQQQQQQQQQQQQQQQQPQQCTSPQSGNATPSTPGCLRERPSRKNHNDSYNSYREDSSRLHSSKSPKEHRGDSYQSKPPKDHNGGEPPPSTSAKEHRGEPPSYPYPPLPTSPPVQQPPPQEPADKSKSITSFPYKTDTLTKKKEGSGGGGSGEKQSKRFGLRLFRLSFKKDKMRQLATFSAQFPPEEWPLRDEEVPTTPIPREVEMEIIRRINPDLTVENVARHTAVMKRLEEERTQKNKAGSSAQHSARSRRGRGHRRAPHGKSRSHSKPRTSRGDPSEGSNWDLLFMERDYRFFSHSLVRSPREAMYTLERRRSGGATYLVHSNPNITESYCPVTPEWDVSGELAKRRTEMPFPEPSRGTCQSRVQRSHSHNQDRKSRHERSDQAKERSRSMDNSLKGPSLGAPEDFEPTLEERSHYYTDDGTLRATQKSSHYSRIMFSAAKFHSDFNVPDLGKGSLDESRIRSTMERNKSRDSLPTYNELMGLSPKPSTDEYFQCNTSNETILTAPSPQAKSEYDTLTSSGGLRKGSPADRQTPHLTSPHTMEYKEDLSAAKGQNGSVRLTPSQTPEPAQNARLTPHQHNVDPGGGGGGMVIKRKEIFSKDTLFKPPHNALSTGYVDSSYTKSGTLRKASHAKSTEALDNPEPQQPSNSATSSPAVLQGCLEPTVPSASFDYYNVSDDEEEEEAEEDSHKELATAEDNKDHGEVGGNGGGSGGGGEGTMQWLLEREKEHDLQRKLETNLTLLSPKETENSSSQKSAHSARLDSMDSSSVTVDSGFNSPRTRESLASNTSSIVESNRRQNPALSPGHIGTSGIGLPFSFRAIPEPPTTQPEKLQKSSNCLASITSV from the exons ATGAAGAAGAACCGCAGCAGCAATCTGCGGCGGGCCTGGCCCAGCTCGGAGCTTACCGAACGCCCGCTGGAGCACAATCTCTCCCGTAGTGAGAAAGACATCCGTGTGCAGAAGCAGcatcttcctccccctcctgctCCTCATTTCTCTCCGTCCCCGCCAAGTTATCGTGCGCCAG GTGACGTGTCTCCGATCAGTATGTCACCTATCAGCCAGTCACAGTTCATCCCGCTGGGGGAGATCTTGTGCCTGGCCATCTCTGCTATGAACTCTGCCCACAAGCCTGTCAACCAGGAGGCTCTGGTGGAGCACCTCACTGCCAGCTTCCCAG gcGTGCCTACACCCAGCTCAGAGGTTCTGAGACATACCCTGAACATGCTGGTGCGAGAGAGGAAGATCTACCCAACTCCAGAGGGCTACTTCATTGTCACCCCCCAGACCTACTTTATCACTCCTTCCCTCATCAGAACCAACAACAAGTGGTATCACCTGGATGATCGGCTCCAAGAGCGCCAGCCACAacagtcacagcagcagcagcagcagcaacaacaacaacaacaacaacagcaacaacaacaacaacagcagcagcagcaacctcAGCAATGCACTTCGCCACAGTCTGGCAACGCAACGCCATCCACACCTGGCTGCCTGAGAGAGAGGCCTTCTCGCAAGAATCACAATGACTCATACAACTCCTATCGCGAAGACTCGTCCAGACTTCACAGCAGTAAGTCACCAAAGGAGCACAGGGGAGATTCTTATCAAAGTAAGCCGCCCAAGGATCACAACGGCGGGGAACCTCCACCAAGCACTTCAGCCAAGGAGCACCGAGGAGAACCGCCGTCATACCCTTATCCCCCTCTTCCCACGTCCCCTCCTGTCCAGCAACCGCCGCCTCAAGAGCCCGCTGATAAGAGCAAAAGCATCACTTCTTTTCCTTATAAAACTGACACTCTGAccaaaaagaaagaaggaagtggTGGCGGCGGAAGTGGCGAGAAGCAATCCAAAAGGTTCGGTCTCAGGCTCTTCAGGCTGAGTTTCAAGAAGGACAAAATGAGGCAGCTGGCCACCTTCTCAGCCCAGTTCCCCCCAGAGGAGTGGCCTCTTCGTGATGAGGAAGTGCCAACCACGCCCATTCCCCGCGAGGTGGAGATGGAGATAATCCGCCGAATCAACCCTGACCTAACAGTGGAGAATGTGGCAAGGCACACGGCGGTGATGAAGAGGCTGGAGGAAGAGCGTACGCAGAAGAACAAGGCGGGGTCTTCAGCCCAGCACAGTGCACGAAGCAGGAGGGGGAGGGGACACAGGAGGGCCCCACATGGTAAGTCTCGTTCACACAGCAAGCCCCGCACCTCCAGGGGAGACCCGTCTGAGGGCTCAAACTGGGACCTTTTGTTCATGGAAAGAGATTACCGCTTCTTTAGCCACTCGTTAGTTCGCTCGCCTCGGGAGGCCATGTACACCTTGGAGCGCAGGCGAAGTGGAGGCGCAACATACCTGGTCCATAGCAACCCCAACATTACTGAATCGTACTGCCCTGTTACCCCTGAGTGGGACGTGTCTGGGGAGCTAGCCAAGAGACGGACGGAGATGCCCTTCCCTGAGCCGTCGCGCGGGACATGCCAGTCCAGAGTGCAGAGAAGTCACAGTCACAATCAGGACAGGAAGTCGCGTCACGAGAGGTCAGATCAAGCTAAAGAACGCTCTCGATCCATGGACAACTCCCTCAAGGGCCCGTCGCTGGGGGCGCCAGAAGACTTCGAACCCACTCTGGAGGAGCGTAGTCATTACTACACTGATGATGGCACCCTGCGCGCCACGCAGAAATCCTCCCACTACTCAAGGATCATGTTCTCTGCTGCTAAGTTCCACTCTGATTTTAATGTGCCTGATTTGGGGAAAGGGAGTTTGGACGAGTCAAGGATCCGGAGTACAATGGAGAGGAACAAAAGCAGAGACAGCTTGCCAACGTACAATGAGCTAATGGGACTTTCTCCTAAGCCCTCAACAGATGAGTACTTCCAGTGCAATACGTCAAATGAAACAATCCTAACTGCCCCTTCGCCTCAGGCAAAATCAGAATATGACACATTAACCTCATCAGGGGGACTCCGAAAGGGCTCTCCGGCTGACCGCCAAACGCCTCACCTCACCTCTCCTCACACGATGGAGTACAAAGAGGACTTGTCGGCAGCAAAGGGACAGAACGGCTCGGTGCGACTGACGCCAAGCCAGACGCCAGAGCCGGCGCAAAATGCCCGTTTGACGCCACACCAACACAATGTAGATCCCGGAGGGGGAGGAGGCGGTATGGTGATCAAGAGGAAAGAGATCTTCAGCAAGGACACTTTGTTCAAACCTCCACACAATGCCTTGTCCACAGGCTACGTGGACAGCAGCTACACCAAGTCCGGCACATTGCGGAAAGCCTCACATGCCAAATCAACAGAGGCCCTAGACAATCCTGAGCCCCAGCAGCCTTCCAATTCAGCCACTTCCTCACCGGCAGTTTTACAGGGCTGCTTAGAGCCAACAGTCCCCTCCGCCTCCTTTGACTATTATAATGTATCAgatgatgaggaagaagaagaggcagaggaggactCGCACAAAGAGTTGGCAACGGCAGAGGACAACAAAGACCACGGGGAAGTGGGTGGTAACGGTGGaggcagtggtggtggtggggagggaACCATGCAGTGGCTACTGGAGCGGGAGAAGGAGCATGATCTGCAGCGGAAACTGGAGACCAATCTGACCTTACTCAGCCCCAAGGAGACGGAGAACAGCAGCAGCCAGAAGTCGGCCCACTCTGCCCGTTTGGACAGCATGGACAGCAGCAGTGTCACGGTGGACAGCGGATTCAACTCCCCCAG GACGCGTGAAAGCCTtgcatccaacacatccagcataGTGGAAAGCAATAGACGGCAGAATCCAGCGCTGAGCCCCGGCCACATCGGCACCAGTGGCATCGGACTGCCATTCAGCTTTCGTGCCATCCCAGAACCCCCCACCACACAGCCTGAGAAACTCCAGAAGTCATCGAACTGCCTGGCCTCCATCACCAGCGTCTGA